From Nitrosopumilus zosterae, the proteins below share one genomic window:
- a CDS encoding cation:proton antiporter, with product MAFESILYIGILLLAAKLFGEIMHRINQPTILGNVLAGIIVGPALFALVQPIDEIELFISIGVFFLFFLIGLEEIDLAGLFRVMRGRIFAGSAVAFLIPFVIAGIFGLALDMDFVKSFAIASVIAASSLGVTAKVLSDLGKLKSTIGLEIFTVAAIVEFIAIIVTSIMIQINTSETPEFSEFVWLFVKMIIFFTVAGLVSVFILPRFFRFIKKHLRVTQVYFGVVIGVILLVAYFAEISGVHGAIGALLLGIAVSRMSKEDYNEISKNVHAVGYGIFIPIFFAGIGLHFSTAFLDLELWIIAGFLVIMIGVKFLGSYIAVRIAQMRPATTVAYGVMSKGAVDLALMLSLLQVNILNNSLFSLLVLGTLMTMIISSVELQRKLKKIIHFKVGTIEMGLVPGYFRRVVSDMTAVSVINTAFLKTKKNITIKEFLKNNDLDKRPFLVFDENDVLVGIISKREIEKSHKKTRDITTVGDIMYEKFLTVLPDDYLYSVIQKMNSYPFDMIPVVNPEENKKVIGIISNQDIMNLLVEPKKS from the coding sequence TTGGCTTTTGAATCTATTTTGTATATAGGGATCTTGCTCTTAGCTGCCAAACTGTTTGGTGAAATCATGCATCGAATAAATCAGCCAACAATCTTGGGAAACGTTCTTGCGGGAATTATTGTCGGTCCTGCACTTTTTGCCCTTGTTCAGCCAATTGACGAAATTGAACTGTTCATTTCCATTGGGGTATTTTTCCTATTCTTTTTGATAGGCCTTGAAGAAATTGATCTTGCAGGCTTATTCCGTGTAATGCGAGGAAGGATTTTTGCTGGTTCTGCAGTTGCATTTTTAATTCCTTTTGTTATTGCAGGTATTTTTGGACTTGCTTTAGATATGGATTTTGTAAAATCATTTGCAATTGCCAGTGTAATTGCGGCATCTAGCTTGGGTGTTACTGCCAAAGTTCTAAGTGATCTTGGAAAATTAAAATCCACAATAGGCCTTGAAATTTTTACTGTTGCAGCAATAGTAGAATTTATTGCAATTATTGTTACAAGCATAATGATTCAAATCAATACCAGTGAAACACCTGAATTTTCTGAATTTGTTTGGTTATTTGTTAAAATGATCATATTTTTTACTGTAGCTGGACTTGTTTCAGTCTTTATTTTGCCACGTTTTTTCCGTTTCATAAAAAAACATCTGCGTGTTACCCAAGTATATTTTGGAGTTGTAATTGGGGTAATCTTACTTGTTGCATATTTTGCCGAGATTAGTGGGGTTCATGGTGCTATTGGTGCCCTGCTTTTAGGAATTGCTGTTTCCAGAATGAGTAAAGAGGATTATAATGAAATTTCAAAAAATGTCCATGCAGTAGGATATGGTATTTTTATTCCAATATTTTTTGCGGGAATCGGACTTCATTTTAGCACTGCATTTCTTGATTTAGAATTATGGATTATTGCTGGATTTCTTGTAATAATGATTGGGGTAAAATTTTTGGGCTCGTACATTGCAGTACGTATAGCTCAAATGCGTCCTGCGACAACTGTAGCGTATGGTGTAATGTCAAAAGGTGCAGTTGATTTGGCATTAATGTTATCTTTACTACAAGTAAATATTTTGAACAATAGCTTGTTTTCCCTTTTGGTTCTCGGAACTTTAATGACCATGATAATTTCTAGCGTTGAACTTCAACGTAAATTAAAGAAAATCATCCACTTTAAAGTAGGTACGATTGAAATGGGCTTGGTCCCTGGTTATTTTAGAAGAGTTGTTTCGGATATGACTGCTGTGTCTGTAATTAACACAGCGTTTCTAAAAACAAAAAAGAATATCACGATTAAAGAATTTCTTAAAAATAATGATCTTGACAAAAGACCATTTTTGGTTTTTGATGAAAATGATGTTCTAGTGGGAATCATTTCAAAACGTGAAATCGAAAAATCACACAAGAAAACCCGTGATATTACTACTGTTGGAGATATAATGTATGAAAAATTCCTAACCGTATTGCCTGATGATTATCTGTATTCAGTAATTCAAAAGATGAATTCTTACCCATTTGATATGATCCCCGTAGTGAATCCTGAAGAAAATAAAAAAGTTATCGGGATTATTTCCAATCAAGATATTATGAATTTACTCGTGGAACCCAAGAAATCCTAA
- a CDS encoding universal stress protein → MIQNRIKKIVIPFDGSIHSKHAFNMALNLAQKYNSKLILVTCVEKINGSWYGKEFAPSYNKDVKRYKEKILRETSKLEEISKKKKIKTMTKIFVTDSIVEQILSFSKSNNADVIVMGSHGRSGIDKLILGSVANGVVQRSKIPVLVVR, encoded by the coding sequence ATGATCCAAAACAGAATTAAAAAAATTGTAATTCCCTTTGATGGTTCAATTCACTCTAAACATGCCTTTAACATGGCATTAAATCTTGCACAAAAATACAATTCAAAATTAATTCTAGTAACATGTGTTGAAAAGATTAATGGAAGTTGGTATGGTAAAGAATTTGCACCCTCCTACAATAAAGACGTAAAACGATACAAGGAAAAAATTCTTCGAGAAACATCAAAATTAGAAGAAATTTCAAAAAAGAAGAAGATTAAAACCATGACAAAAATTTTTGTTACTGATTCAATTGTAGAGCAAATTCTGTCATTTTCAAAATCAAATAATGCGGATGTGATTGTAATGGGCTCTCATGGAAGATCGGGAATTGATAAACTAATTCTAGGCAGTGTTGCTAATGGTGTTGTTCAAAGATCAAAAATCCCTGTTTTGGTAGTACGATAG
- a CDS encoding PD-(D/E)XK nuclease family protein produces the protein MTNFSHMLKIREPELLDRADGHWYKTKFDAIYPSISTILSATSSDEKQNILNAWRENEPAHEYITAQAQDIGTQSHKIIENYLNNCLSLEEFDLLPVAHFNNLKPYLEHISDVTSIEQRMYSDKLKVAGTSDLIARYNGELSIIDYKTKRKPQRDEYMYEYYLQTTCYAQMFHEVTGRRINQVVILVSSEKNTRQEFIKSCDDYVEPLNERIEKYYLNSLN, from the coding sequence ATGACGAATTTTTCTCACATGTTAAAGATCAGGGAGCCTGAACTACTAGATCGTGCAGATGGCCATTGGTATAAGACAAAATTTGATGCAATTTATCCCTCTATTAGCACGATTCTTTCAGCTACTTCCTCTGATGAAAAACAAAATATCTTGAATGCTTGGAGAGAAAATGAACCAGCACATGAATACATTACAGCACAAGCACAAGATATTGGTACACAATCTCACAAGATTATTGAAAATTATCTGAACAACTGTTTGTCTTTAGAAGAATTTGATTTGTTACCTGTTGCTCATTTTAATAACCTAAAACCCTACTTGGAACATATTTCTGATGTTACATCAATCGAACAAAGGATGTATTCTGATAAATTGAAGGTTGCAGGAACTAGTGATTTGATTGCCAGATACAATGGAGAATTATCAATCATTGATTACAAAACTAAAAGAAAACCTCAGAGGGATGAATACATGTATGAATATTATTTGCAAACTACTTGCTATGCTCAAATGTTTCATGAAGTAACTGGAAGGAGAATCAACCAAGTTGTAATTTTAGTCAGTAGTGAAAAAAATACTCGTCAAGAATTCATTAAATCATGTGATGACTATGTTGAACCTCTCAATGAAAGAATTGAAAAATACTATCTAAATAGTCTTAATTGA
- a CDS encoding M20/M25/M40 family metallo-hydrolase: MKVALIYNEDVIDPNDVINVFGMTTKEHYSTKAVERVARALEKGGHTVKVVEGDIHLADELREFMPKVVAGENPGMVFNMAYGIQGQNRYTHVPAMMEMLGIPYIGSGPAGHAIVQDKVLTKIVLQKNNIPTPGFWVFRTPEDTYDDLVFPVIVKPKLESTSMGMEVVNNWDDLHAAVKVQIEKFEQDILVEQFISGREFAVGLLGNTPNVDVLPIVEINLDHPDQIQTISDKKQKGGVNKTCPAKLSKEKIDEIKQLCIKAFSCLGLNDYSRVDFRMDKDENLYILELNSMASLGMSGSFYYAGQTAGYTYDSLINKILDVAVIRYFGSSIQPQDADVDLTQPLRVVARTYLRGHLQSLKETLRGFVNLNTHVYNIENVNQLGATISKRLKHLGFREHIHRQHEVGNFYYFKNHSESQNDVLLVSHLDTHYGPDDLISYYEDNDKIVGSGIAESKGGLAVMLGSLHALRFAKKLKKIRCGILLTTDDSLGGRYSKRFVKEYSKKSRYILGLKSASKDGGIITTCYGRSDYQIRFTSTGDQLTSDIHGIIPVLAKKLSAIEKLSKDEKDYRLRTTSIVSKGSHGQTPNFATLTLICSYKTTKLGDLLDTKIQSIMKKRETGSQKLDVSINKIQTRPPVVEEPSDTKFYELVDDLAKKHEIKIKKHSQLISSDICNVPVKLPALDGFGPIGHNYRSAKEYILHDSIVERAALLASVLFKCAEK; the protein is encoded by the coding sequence TTGAAAGTTGCATTGATCTATAATGAAGATGTTATTGATCCTAATGATGTAATTAACGTCTTTGGGATGACAACAAAAGAACATTACAGTACAAAGGCTGTGGAGAGAGTTGCAAGAGCTTTAGAAAAAGGGGGACATACAGTAAAAGTTGTTGAAGGCGATATTCATCTTGCTGACGAATTACGTGAATTCATGCCAAAGGTAGTTGCTGGTGAAAACCCTGGAATGGTTTTCAACATGGCATATGGTATTCAAGGTCAGAATAGGTATACTCATGTTCCTGCTATGATGGAAATGCTCGGAATACCATACATTGGATCAGGCCCCGCAGGTCATGCAATTGTCCAAGATAAGGTTCTGACCAAGATTGTTTTACAAAAAAATAATATTCCGACACCTGGATTTTGGGTGTTTAGAACTCCTGAGGATACTTATGATGATTTAGTTTTCCCTGTAATTGTAAAACCAAAACTAGAATCTACCTCTATGGGGATGGAGGTGGTAAATAACTGGGACGATCTTCATGCCGCAGTAAAAGTGCAGATTGAAAAATTTGAGCAAGACATACTGGTGGAGCAATTTATTTCGGGTAGAGAGTTTGCAGTGGGGTTGTTAGGAAATACTCCTAACGTAGATGTTCTTCCAATTGTTGAAATCAATCTTGATCATCCTGATCAAATACAAACAATTTCAGATAAAAAACAAAAAGGCGGTGTTAATAAAACATGTCCTGCAAAACTATCCAAAGAAAAAATAGACGAGATAAAGCAATTATGCATAAAGGCATTTAGCTGTTTGGGATTAAATGATTACAGTCGAGTTGATTTCAGAATGGATAAAGATGAAAATCTTTACATTCTTGAATTAAATTCCATGGCAAGTCTTGGAATGAGTGGTTCCTTTTATTATGCTGGGCAGACTGCTGGGTATACATACGATTCATTAATCAATAAGATTTTAGATGTTGCAGTTATTCGATATTTCGGATCATCAATACAACCACAAGATGCCGATGTTGATCTTACTCAACCACTACGTGTTGTTGCTAGAACCTATCTTAGAGGTCACCTACAAAGTTTAAAGGAAACTCTGAGGGGATTTGTAAACCTAAATACCCATGTATATAATATTGAAAATGTAAATCAGTTAGGAGCGACAATTTCCAAGCGATTAAAGCATCTTGGGTTTAGGGAACATATTCACCGACAACACGAGGTTGGAAATTTCTATTATTTCAAAAATCATTCTGAATCTCAAAATGATGTTTTACTAGTATCTCATCTTGATACTCATTATGGACCAGATGATTTGATTAGTTATTACGAGGATAATGACAAAATTGTCGGTTCTGGCATAGCTGAAAGTAAAGGTGGGTTAGCAGTTATGCTGGGATCATTGCACGCATTAAGATTTGCAAAAAAACTCAAAAAAATAAGATGTGGCATATTGCTTACCACTGATGATAGTTTGGGAGGTCGCTATAGCAAGAGATTTGTTAAAGAATACTCTAAAAAATCTAGATATATTCTTGGGTTAAAATCTGCAAGCAAAGATGGTGGAATAATTACTACATGTTATGGAAGAAGTGACTACCAAATTAGATTTACCAGTACTGGCGACCAATTAACTTCTGACATTCATGGCATAATTCCAGTTTTAGCAAAAAAGTTATCTGCTATTGAGAAACTTTCAAAAGATGAAAAAGACTATCGGTTAAGAACCACTTCTATTGTTTCAAAGGGCTCTCATGGTCAGACTCCTAATTTTGCAACACTGACATTGATTTGCAGTTACAAAACAACAAAGTTGGGTGATCTACTTGATACAAAAATCCAGTCAATCATGAAAAAGAGAGAAACTGGTTCACAAAAGTTAGATGTATCAATAAATAAAATTCAAACGAGACCTCCCGTGGTAGAAGAGCCATCTGATACAAAATTCTATGAACTAGTAGATGATCTTGCTAAAAAACATGAAATAAAAATCAAAAAACACTCTCAACTCATATCTTCTGATATCTGTAATGTCCCAGTTAAACTTCCTGCATTAGATGGATTTGGTCCAATAGGCCATAATTATCGTTCGGCAAAAGAATACATTCTTCATGACAGTATTGTTGAGCGTGCAGCACTGTTGGCATCAGTTCTCTTCAAATGTGCTGAGAAATAA
- a CDS encoding GIY-YIG nuclease family protein produces MELLEDKMRVWLESAKFVKPASGVYVLYNRNKEPIYIGETDNLEETFTKYVDTNFEGNECKQKTQSYQRVFLENPKELQTKLIEDFKNETGKMPSCNSEIQLETH; encoded by the coding sequence ATGGAATTATTAGAAGACAAAATGAGAGTGTGGCTTGAAAGTGCTAAATTTGTAAAACCTGCATCTGGAGTATATGTTCTCTACAACAGAAATAAAGAACCAATATACATTGGAGAAACAGATAATCTTGAAGAGACATTTACAAAATATGTAGATACAAATTTTGAGGGAAATGAATGCAAACAAAAAACACAATCATATCAAAGAGTGTTTCTAGAAAACCCCAAAGAATTACAAACAAAATTGATTGAAGATTTTAAAAATGAAACAGGAAAAATGCCTTCATGTAATTCAGAGATACAACTAGAAACACATTAA
- a CDS encoding helicase C-terminal domain-containing protein — MILSLIEKFPAHFTPREIQKEIISKIEENLKSGYKKIILCAPTGVGKSLVGATVSNHFDSSFTVTASKHLQDQYIKDIPFLKPVKGKQNFPCLKLMDLEKIDNDRRAMRWGLTCDKGVCQERISKNGKEIVEVCKFKPTIKQVEDHTQDEKSCHYYLQKYDALTSKHSLWNYHAFFTIMKFNKKLFEDYLARKVTVFDEAHKIEDQIIQFVGFDIFSGQIDECNLNSEKYDFTDLDSVIKLTDDMAYSYAKKIQDIKESSAFQKDPDYELLSGLERRHDRTAQAKIDIVSDKNNFVVNDPVKDFNGNFRTISVRPIDVSKFTNAFFETEYQIFMSATIDKSSFCENMGLEKDDVAFVDTEKSPFPIEHRSIELLNIRRLSYGSNDEDELEVIKTIDRILDEHSHERGLILTSSIPRCQKILRCLSSKNSKRIRICHSKNNDGKSQDDVISEHASDPTGVLLSSSLWEGVDLKDDLSRFQIIAKVPYPNYTEKRTKAKMNKFPLWYTSQTLTKILQGFGRSIRSNDDWAKTYVLDTAVNNVFFKGQQMIPKAYYDVLGMENQ, encoded by the coding sequence TTGATCCTGTCTCTTATAGAAAAATTCCCTGCACATTTTACTCCACGTGAAATACAAAAAGAAATAATTTCAAAAATTGAAGAGAATTTAAAATCAGGATATAAAAAAATTATTTTATGTGCTCCTACTGGTGTTGGAAAATCCCTAGTAGGAGCTACTGTTTCCAACCATTTTGATAGTTCATTCACAGTTACTGCATCGAAACATCTTCAAGATCAATATATCAAAGATATTCCATTTCTGAAACCTGTTAAAGGTAAACAAAATTTTCCATGCTTGAAATTAATGGATTTGGAGAAAATTGACAATGATAGACGAGCTATGAGATGGGGCCTAACTTGTGATAAAGGAGTTTGTCAAGAGAGAATAAGTAAAAACGGAAAAGAGATAGTTGAGGTGTGCAAATTCAAACCCACAATAAAACAAGTTGAAGATCATACGCAGGATGAAAAATCCTGCCATTATTATTTACAAAAATACGATGCTCTTACGTCCAAACACTCTCTGTGGAATTATCATGCATTTTTTACAATTATGAAATTTAACAAAAAACTTTTTGAAGATTATCTCGCCAGGAAGGTGACTGTCTTTGATGAGGCACATAAAATTGAGGATCAAATAATTCAATTTGTAGGGTTTGATATTTTCAGTGGACAAATTGATGAATGTAATCTGAATTCAGAAAAGTATGATTTTACAGATTTGGATTCTGTGATTAAACTAACTGATGATATGGCATACTCATATGCAAAAAAAATCCAAGATATCAAAGAAAGTTCTGCATTTCAAAAAGATCCGGACTATGAATTGCTCAGCGGATTGGAAAGACGTCATGATAGAACGGCCCAGGCAAAAATTGACATCGTGTCTGATAAGAATAATTTTGTTGTAAATGATCCTGTGAAAGATTTTAACGGAAATTTTAGAACTATTTCAGTAAGACCTATCGATGTTTCAAAATTCACAAATGCATTTTTTGAGACTGAATATCAAATATTCATGTCTGCCACAATTGACAAATCAAGTTTTTGTGAAAATATGGGGTTGGAAAAAGATGATGTTGCCTTTGTGGATACTGAAAAATCTCCTTTCCCTATTGAGCACAGGAGCATCGAACTTCTAAATATTCGAAGATTAAGTTATGGCTCTAACGATGAGGATGAGCTTGAAGTAATCAAAACAATTGATCGAATTTTAGATGAGCATTCACATGAACGAGGCTTGATCCTTACATCTTCCATCCCGCGATGTCAAAAGATTCTTCGATGTCTTTCCTCTAAAAACTCTAAACGAATCAGAATCTGTCATAGTAAAAATAATGATGGAAAATCTCAAGATGATGTGATTTCAGAACATGCTTCTGATCCTACTGGTGTGTTGTTGTCCTCTTCTCTTTGGGAAGGTGTTGATCTAAAAGATGATTTATCTAGATTCCAAATCATTGCAAAGGTTCCTTATCCAAATTACACAGAAAAAAGAACTAAGGCAAAAATGAATAAATTTCCTTTATGGTATACCTCTCAAACTTTAACTAAGATATTACAAGGGTTTGGTCGTTCAATTAGAAGTAATGATGATTGGGCAAAAACTTACGTATTGGATACTGCTGTAAATAATGTCTTTTTCAAGGGACAGCAGATGATTCCAAAGGCATACTATGATGTACTGGGAATGGAAAATCAATAG
- the ilvD gene encoding dihydroxy-acid dehydratase, with product MEISSKNVVEGTSRAPQRAMYKAMGLNDDDLSKQFIGVCHTGNEATPCNIHLPKLALQAKQGVSDAGATPREFSTIAVSDGIAMGHEGMKSSLVSREVIADSIELMVRAHQYDALVGIAGCDKSLPGTMMAMARLNIPSVFVYGGTIMPGMLDGQELTIVDVYEAVGAYDSGQLSLESLKNIENTACPNSGSCGGMFTANTMASISEAIGLALPGSASPPAEDDRRNKMVYDTGVACARLLEMNIRPKEILSFEAFENAITMLNSVGGSTNGILHLLALANEVNIDLTYDDFERIRKKTPHLADMKPGGSYVMNSLDKIGGIPFVLKKLLEKGLLNENCMTVTGKTIKENLTSMKMPDVEQHIVRSVENPIHQVGTAVILKGSLAPEGAVIKTAGVEMTKFTGKARVFDREEYAFDAVAKGEIDEGHVVVIRYEGPKGGPGMREMLATTAALVGQGLGKKVAMVTDGRFSGGTRGFMVGHVAPEAYVGGPIALVRNDDEITIDTETNIIDLHVSPEELEKRRKTWSPPKPNYTRGALAKYATLVGSAAQGAITSAIL from the coding sequence ATGGAAATTTCAAGTAAAAATGTAGTAGAAGGAACATCCAGAGCTCCACAAAGAGCAATGTACAAAGCTATGGGATTAAATGATGATGATTTATCTAAACAATTTATCGGTGTTTGTCATACTGGAAATGAAGCAACACCGTGTAACATTCACCTTCCCAAATTAGCTCTCCAAGCAAAACAAGGAGTGTCAGATGCAGGTGCAACACCTAGAGAATTTTCAACAATTGCAGTAAGTGATGGTATTGCAATGGGTCACGAAGGGATGAAATCATCTTTAGTTTCTCGTGAAGTAATTGCAGATTCAATTGAATTAATGGTTAGAGCACACCAATATGATGCACTAGTAGGAATTGCAGGATGTGATAAAAGTTTACCTGGAACAATGATGGCGATGGCTCGACTAAACATACCATCAGTTTTTGTGTATGGAGGAACAATCATGCCGGGAATGCTTGACGGACAAGAATTGACAATAGTTGATGTGTATGAAGCAGTGGGAGCATATGATTCAGGTCAATTATCACTTGAATCCTTAAAAAATATTGAAAATACTGCTTGCCCAAATTCAGGTTCTTGTGGTGGAATGTTTACTGCAAACACAATGGCATCAATTTCTGAAGCTATTGGACTTGCATTGCCAGGAAGTGCCAGCCCACCTGCAGAAGACGATAGACGAAACAAAATGGTGTATGATACAGGAGTTGCATGTGCTAGATTGTTGGAGATGAATATCAGACCAAAAGAAATTTTGAGTTTTGAAGCGTTTGAAAATGCAATTACGATGTTGAATTCTGTTGGTGGATCAACTAATGGGATATTACATTTGCTAGCACTAGCAAATGAAGTTAATATTGATTTGACCTATGATGATTTTGAAAGAATAAGAAAGAAAACACCACATTTAGCAGATATGAAACCAGGAGGAAGTTATGTAATGAATTCATTGGACAAAATTGGAGGAATACCATTTGTACTAAAAAAACTTCTTGAAAAAGGATTGTTAAATGAAAACTGTATGACAGTTACTGGAAAAACCATCAAAGAAAATCTTACATCTATGAAAATGCCAGATGTGGAACAACATATTGTAAGATCAGTTGAGAATCCAATTCACCAGGTAGGAACAGCAGTAATTCTCAAAGGAAGCCTTGCACCGGAAGGAGCAGTAATCAAGACAGCAGGTGTAGAAATGACAAAATTTACTGGGAAGGCCCGTGTTTTTGACCGAGAAGAATATGCATTTGATGCTGTTGCAAAAGGCGAGATAGATGAGGGGCATGTAGTAGTGATAAGATATGAAGGACCAAAGGGCGGTCCAGGAATGCGAGAAATGCTAGCTACTACTGCTGCACTTGTAGGACAAGGATTGGGTAAGAAAGTTGCAATGGTAACTGACGGAAGATTTTCAGGAGGAACACGTGGATTTATGGTAGGCCATGTTGCACCAGAAGCATATGTTGGTGGTCCAATAGCACTTGTCAGAAATGATGATGAAATTACAATAGATACAGAAACCAACATAATTGATTTACATGTATCACCAGAAGAATTAGAAAAAAGAAGAAAGACGTGGAGTCCTCCTAAACCCAATTACACAAGAGGTGCCTTGGCAAAATATGCAACACTAGTAGGTTCTGCAGCACAAGGTGCAATTACTAGTGCAATCTTATAA
- a CDS encoding protein-disulfide isomerase: protein MGRKERRERELKRDNYATRHSAEKRKQTLIAIGVLAVIAVIVGYAVWIFINMSDNVPGGPENAGALGSEHSHAGLLVSIFGDEFDFSAPAYQIKSSWIHFEGRDGSTVHKHATGVTLGYLFDTLSLGLDDQCFVFQDGRSFCTNEDYKLVFYINGEQVPDIRDYEIQEDDKILIAYGAETPEEIDALLLKLESRELIK from the coding sequence ATGGGTAGAAAAGAAAGAAGAGAGCGTGAACTAAAACGTGATAATTACGCTACCAGACATTCAGCAGAAAAAAGAAAGCAGACTCTAATTGCAATAGGAGTTCTAGCAGTAATTGCAGTTATTGTAGGATATGCGGTGTGGATATTCATCAACATGTCGGATAATGTACCTGGAGGGCCAGAAAATGCCGGTGCATTGGGCAGTGAACACTCACATGCAGGATTATTGGTATCTATTTTTGGTGATGAATTTGATTTTTCAGCTCCGGCTTATCAGATTAAATCAAGTTGGATTCATTTTGAAGGAAGAGATGGCTCTACAGTACACAAACATGCAACAGGAGTCACACTAGGATATCTCTTTGACACACTTTCTTTAGGTCTAGATGATCAATGCTTTGTATTCCAGGACGGAAGAAGTTTCTGTACTAATGAGGATTACAAACTGGTGTTTTACATAAATGGTGAACAAGTTCCAGATATCAGAGATTATGAAATTCAAGAAGATGATAAAATTCTAATTGCATATGGTGCAGAGACTCCAGAAGAAATTGATGCGCTGTTGTTAAAATTGGAAAGCAGAGAATTAATCAAATAG
- a CDS encoding HIT domain-containing protein: protein MNCIFCEILDGKRAGHLLYEDDSHIAFLDKYPIDVGHSLIIPRTHHERITDMDSEDVGKIFSLVPKIARAILDATGADAFSLGQNNGRAAKQIIPHVHIHIIPRYNSKGTVWTKRQISSDAELVELSKNIRSFIT from the coding sequence ATGAATTGCATTTTTTGTGAAATCTTAGATGGGAAAAGAGCTGGGCATCTGCTTTATGAAGATGATTCTCACATTGCATTTCTAGACAAATATCCAATTGATGTCGGACACAGTTTGATAATTCCTAGAACTCATCATGAAAGAATTACTGACATGGATTCAGAAGATGTTGGAAAAATATTTTCGTTGGTGCCAAAAATTGCAAGGGCGATATTAGATGCAACTGGTGCGGATGCATTTAGTTTGGGTCAAAATAATGGAAGAGCTGCAAAACAAATCATCCCACATGTTCACATACACATCATTCCTAGGTATAATAGCAAAGGAACAGTTTGGACAAAACGTCAAATTTCTAGTGACGCTGAACTTGTTGAACTTTCAAAAAATATTCGTAGTTTTATCACTTAA